In Mycobacterium sp. Aquia_216, a genomic segment contains:
- a CDS encoding urease accessory protein UreD has product MRSDVLLVASSTRFPRIKCSGGIAARCTAPDTVHLVSAAATPLGGDSVNIRVVVEAGAVLRLRSAAATVALPGANSRTSHADWHIEVGGRLDVDLEPTIVAADARHVSTVALVLRDDGRVRFRERVQIGRCNEREGFWSGSLWADRHARPLLRHRVELGAGAVGDDSIAAPRAAISELCYPTAEFTDATMPSTSTVLALADGGMLRTWQADRLAG; this is encoded by the coding sequence ATGCGCTCTGACGTTTTGCTGGTCGCGTCCAGCACCCGCTTTCCGCGCATCAAGTGCAGCGGCGGTATCGCGGCCCGCTGCACCGCTCCCGACACGGTGCATCTGGTGTCGGCGGCCGCCACGCCGTTGGGCGGCGACAGCGTCAATATCCGGGTCGTTGTGGAGGCCGGTGCGGTTCTGAGGCTGCGTAGCGCGGCCGCCACCGTGGCCCTCCCCGGGGCGAACAGTCGGACGTCGCATGCCGATTGGCACATCGAGGTGGGCGGACGTCTCGATGTCGATCTCGAGCCGACTATCGTGGCCGCCGATGCGCGGCACGTGTCGACGGTGGCTCTGGTCCTGCGCGACGACGGTCGCGTCCGCTTCCGCGAGCGCGTGCAGATCGGCAGATGCAACGAGCGCGAAGGCTTTTGGTCGGGATCGCTGTGGGCCGACCGGCACGCTCGTCCGCTGTTGCGACACCGGGTGGAATTGGGCGCCGGGGCGGTGGGCGATGACAGCATCGCGGCCCCCCGGGCGGCCATCAGCGAATTATGCTATCCAACAGCGGAATTCACCGATGCCACAATGCCCAGCACATCCACCGTCCTAGCGTTAGCGGACGGCGGGATGCTGCGCACGTGGCAGGCCGATCGGCTGGCCGGCTAA
- a CDS encoding NAD(P)/FAD-dependent oxidoreductase — protein MSPQQEVTAEPKRRHRVVIIGSGFGGLNAAKKLKRADVDIKLIARTTHHLFQPLLYQVATGIISEGEIAPPTRVVLRNQRNVQVLLGNVTHVDLANQYVVSELLGHSYETPYDSLIVAAGAGQSYFGNDHFAEFAPGMKSIDDALELRGRILSAFEQAERSNDPERRRKLLTFTVVGAGPTGVEMAGQIAELAEYTLKGAFRHIDSTKARVILLDAAPAVLPPMGEKLGERARARLEKMGVEIQLGAMVTDVDRNGITVKDSDGTIRRIESACKVWSAGVQASRLGRDIAEQSAAELDRAGRVKVLPDLSVPGYPNVFVVGDMASVEGVPGVAQGAIQGAKYVANAIKAELDGADPTQREPFQYFDKGSMATVSRFSAVAKIGPLEFSGFIAWLMWLVLHLVYLVGFKTKVTTLLSWTVTFLSTRRGQLTITDQQAFARTRLEQLAEMAAEARESIATRAAS, from the coding sequence ATGAGCCCCCAGCAGGAAGTCACAGCTGAACCGAAGCGACGGCACCGAGTTGTCATCATCGGTTCGGGATTCGGCGGACTCAATGCGGCAAAGAAGCTCAAACGGGCCGACGTCGATATCAAGTTGATCGCCCGCACCACGCATCACTTGTTCCAGCCGTTGCTGTACCAAGTCGCCACCGGAATCATCTCCGAGGGCGAGATCGCCCCGCCGACCCGCGTTGTCCTGCGCAATCAGCGCAACGTCCAGGTGCTGCTCGGTAACGTCACCCACGTCGACCTGGCCAACCAGTATGTCGTGTCGGAGTTGCTCGGCCATAGCTACGAAACTCCCTACGACAGCTTGATCGTGGCCGCCGGTGCCGGTCAGTCCTACTTCGGCAACGACCACTTCGCGGAATTCGCACCCGGTATGAAGTCGATCGACGACGCGCTCGAGCTGCGGGGCCGCATCTTAAGCGCTTTCGAGCAGGCCGAGCGGTCGAATGACCCCGAGCGCCGCCGGAAGCTGCTGACCTTCACCGTCGTCGGGGCCGGTCCCACCGGCGTCGAAATGGCCGGGCAGATAGCCGAATTGGCCGAGTACACCTTGAAAGGCGCTTTCCGGCATATCGATTCGACGAAGGCTCGGGTGATCCTGCTCGACGCCGCCCCGGCGGTGTTGCCGCCGATGGGCGAAAAGCTTGGTGAGCGGGCCAGAGCGCGGTTGGAGAAGATGGGCGTCGAGATCCAGCTGGGTGCCATGGTCACCGACGTGGACCGCAACGGCATCACGGTCAAGGATTCCGACGGCACCATTCGGCGCATCGAATCCGCTTGCAAAGTCTGGTCCGCCGGCGTGCAGGCCAGCCGGTTGGGGCGCGACATCGCCGAGCAATCGGCCGCCGAACTCGACCGGGCCGGGCGGGTCAAAGTGCTACCCGACCTGTCTGTTCCCGGCTACCCGAACGTGTTCGTCGTCGGTGATATGGCCTCAGTCGAAGGCGTACCCGGAGTAGCGCAGGGCGCGATTCAGGGCGCTAAATACGTCGCCAACGCGATCAAGGCCGAACTCGACGGAGCTGACCCCACCCAGCGCGAGCCCTTCCAGTACTTCGACAAAGGCTCCATGGCAACGGTGTCGCGGTTTTCCGCGGTGGCCAAGATCGGCCCGCTGGAATTCAGCGGCTTTATCGCTTGGCTGATGTGGCTGGTGCTGCACCTGGTCTATCTGGTCGGGTTCAAGACCAAGGTCACCACGCTGCTCTCGTGGACCGTGACGTTCCTGAGCACACGGCGTGGCCAGCTGACCATCACCGACCAGCAGGCCTTTGCGCGAACACGTCTTGAACAGCTGGCGGAAATGGCCGCCGAGGCCCGAGAGTCGATTGCCACCCGGGCCGCGAGTTAG
- a CDS encoding SDR family oxidoreductase — translation MAVEVLVTGGDTDLGRTVAEGFRDDGHKVTLVGARRSDLEVAAKELDVDAIVCDTTDPASLEEARGLFPHHLDTIVNVPAPGWDVGDPRTYSMSDAANAWRNTLDATVLSAVLTVQAVGDHLRSGGSIISVVPENPPAASVDAAIKATLSSWVSGQAGIFGTRGITVNAVASGRSAQAGYEGLSRTSPSVADEIARLALFLTTPAARHITGQTLHVSHGALARFA, via the coding sequence ATGGCAGTGGAGGTGCTGGTCACTGGCGGCGACACGGATCTGGGACGGACAGTAGCCGAGGGCTTTCGCGATGACGGTCACAAGGTGACCCTCGTGGGTGCACGGCGCAGCGACCTGGAGGTCGCCGCCAAAGAGCTGGACGTCGACGCGATCGTCTGCGACACCACCGACCCCGCCAGCCTCGAAGAGGCCCGAGGGTTGTTCCCCCATCACCTGGACACGATCGTCAACGTGCCCGCCCCCGGCTGGGACGTCGGCGACCCCCGTACCTATTCGATGTCCGACGCCGCCAACGCGTGGCGCAACACCCTCGACGCGACCGTGCTCTCGGCGGTGCTGACGGTGCAAGCCGTCGGTGACCACCTGCGCTCGGGTGGTTCGATCATCAGCGTCGTGCCGGAGAACCCGCCGGCGGCCAGCGTCGACGCCGCGATCAAGGCGACGCTGTCGAGCTGGGTCTCCGGGCAGGCCGGCATTTTCGGCACGCGCGGGATCACGGTCAACGCCGTGGCGAGTGGGCGCAGCGCCCAGGCCGGCTACGAGGGGCTTTCGCGCACATCGCCTTCCGTCGCCGACGAGATCGCCCGGTTGGCGTTGTTCCTGACCACTCCGGCGGCCCGCCATATCACCGGCCAGACGCTGCACGTCAGCCACGGCGCGCTAGCGCGTTTCGCCTAG